The Scleropages formosus chromosome 15, fSclFor1.1, whole genome shotgun sequence genomic sequence gggagggagTGTACAGGCAAACTGGTCCGAACTGCACGGTTTCAAAAACAGACCTGAAAGGcttttgtgtatatttattatctATAGTGCACTTCTCTGACACTGATGCACCGAGTTGGGCACCATATGGTCGACCTCACAGGAACAGGGAGTTTCCTCTGTGTTTCActtccagtcagtggttgtgtgtgtgcgtgtgcgcgcgcgcacggacTTGAACCCTCCTGCCCACCGGTATTTGACAGTGTCTTTGTTCCCCACTGTTCACACACTGCCTCCTTCGGCCGGCTCCAGTCACCAGACTcgtgtttctttttgttctggTTCTTTTAGTCTGTTTTGACTAAAAATCTGCTCTTAATGTTATCTGTCACAATTTAAGATTTTATTCATGATGGCGTTGTTACAATTTGAGGTAATTACAGACACAATAACAGAACAGCctgtgcatttacatgtattgatTTAAGAGAGACTTTAGGcgaaagcgacgaacatctcacagaaaatacagtgttcattagagcagcaggaagagacacttggataTAGACGTGTGATTCTACGCTACAGTTACTGTCTTTCACCGTATGAAccatgttcatcgcacgaggagctgcataaaactttatccaagtatccaggattccaaatcacctttgctaaaatggtacatttttctCATGTAAAGCTTGAGTGTGAAGTGCAGGGTTCTTTcccctgttttcattttatgaaagcTCTTGTTCTATTCAGTGTGTATGACTTAGAAACACTGAATTGAAACTTATTTGAGTGGTATCTTAAGACATTCCAAATCAAGTCCCCATATTTACATGATATTccaatcatttagctgatgcttttctccagagtgacctacagtgttaatctacctacagttctttacccatttgcacagctgggtaattttactggagcaattcagggtaaatatgttgctcaagggtactacagctgcaggtgggatttgaacccgcaaccaGAGAAATGGAGCAGGATTCAAGATCATCCAAAATCGTATACAGAGACATTTGTGGGAAAATCTTTGAACCCTCTCAGTACGACCGTTTATCGTAATGCAGGAAAGATTCGGTTGCACATTTTTTCGCATCTTTTAGCAGAAATTTGTTACGGCTGCCTAAACTCCGCAACGGTTTCTTCCCTGACACGGTCAGATTACTcgacaccctgctgcctcccaacgctcacctggcgcAGTCAAACAGCAACCCCAGCACGACTCCATACGCTACAAACTTCTTACGGTTCGCAGCCATGTCCGCGtccatgtcctgtcctgtgtactTGCTGTCCTctactctgttctgtgttgcaccaccatggtctccggagaaacgacatttcgttccgctGTATACAAAAGCTATAAATATAGAGGAATGACGATAAAAACGACTTGAACTTGAAAACAGGATGTCGCAGCAAGGGACACTGAATTGAGCTCCGAGTGTCCCTGGAGAGATACCGCTTCGGTTTCACCGCTGTGAGGATTCCTCTTGTTCCTCCCTTTTCGGCAGCGCTGCCCCTTAGGTGacctctgtgtgtcactgtggagAGGCCGCTTGCGTGTCGCTTCAGCAGTCTGCCACAGTTGAGGGGGTCCTGCTAGTGTCACCCCCCACCTGTGACATGCTCTGCCTACAGGATCGCTTTCTGCTCTGAGCCACTAAGCACCGGATCTCTTCTTCAGCCTCCTCAAGGTACCTGTTGTTGCGAGTCCACTGGAAGAACAGGCctggaaaacaaagcaggaaCGCAGGAGAGGggtttgtattgtctctgttgACCACTAGGGGTCACTCTGGGAACAATGCATTGCATGTGCTAGCCTGCAGATTGGCAGGTAGATGGACAAGCGATTGttggcgatggatggatggatggatgaagagGTTCGCCAACAGCAGAGGTAAATGCTGCAGCCCGTCGTCATGGCGACGCAGCGTACCGTGCCAGAGCTGTAAGCACTGTGGGTGGACAGAGGGCCAGATGGCCAGGTCTGTCGGCTGGTACAGAGGGTTGGCGTACTTGTCCCTCTCGCTGGGTCTGAGCAGGAACCGGAACAAGCAGTGAGTCTTCTCCTTGACCCCCAGAGCACATCTGTAAGGGAAAATGAGCGGTGAGGGTCCGGGTCCGCCCCCCCGAGAATCACCCCTCCGTGACTCCTGACTGACACCTGGTGTGTAAGTGCGGAATTGCAGAGCGCGCTGCGAGACGCCTTGTGTGGAAACGGGGCCCCTGCCTGTGGGGAGCAGAGAGCGAGCTAGTGGGTGAGGGAGCGATCCACacgaacgcacgcacgcacgcacgcacacacacctctcgCGCTCGCTGTTGCAGAGGAAGGTGCCGAAGTCGGAGGCGTACGCTTCCTGGGCGAGGCGCAGCAGCAGGGTTTCCCCGAAGGCCATCGCGAGCGGAAACTGTCGCTGCACCTGCCACACGCAgtcgagcagcagcaggaagacgGGCGCCTCCTGCCGGGGACGGGCGTGCGAGTGGGCCGAGCGGGCGCAGCGCTGCCGGAACGGGTGTCCCGCCTGGAGGCGGAGGGAATGCGGGTGCGGTCAGACCCGGACCTTCAGCCGGTCCCCTGGACGGGGCTCTCGGCCCCCGGCGGACTCACCTGCAGCCACTCCCTCTCCAGCAGGCGCAGGAAACCCGGCAGCGAGCGGCACCGCGGGTCCAGGATCAGCTGGGCCACGGTGGTCAGCAGCAGGGTGGCGTCCGTCCCCTCCGAGCCGTGAACCAGCGCCGAGCGCCCCTCCCTGCGTGGGCGACATGGTTGCGGGACACGGGACGTCACGCAATGCGACGGCGGCTGTTACCGTGGCGACCTCACCTTTCCACGCACTCGGCCAGCAGCCCGGCGGCGGCGAGCGCGTTCTGCACGTGGGACAACCAGCGCGAGGCCTCGAGGCGACCGAGCCAGCGGTCCACACCGTGGGACTGGTCGCTGCAGGCCTCCACCAGCTTGGTCAGGCTGTCCTGGAGAACTTTTCCCCTGCCGAACACACGTGACACATACAGTCGGTAAATACTATAGGCACGGGAGTGGAGCAGCCAACCCTGGGCCCAGGGGCCTCACCGGTCCAGGTGGCGGTGGAGCCTCCTCCACGGGCTGTAGTTGGCCTTGGACTCAAACCCGCCCCCCGTCACGCGAGCCTGCTGGGCGAGTGGCGCCGATCGCGTGTCGATGATGTAACCCATCGGAGAGCCGTCAATCACTgcctggaggaggagctcaTCCTCCCTGCAGCGCTTCCTATTGGCTCCTTGCAGCGGCTGGCTGCTGCGCATAATCACCTGGGAGACGGGAGCGTATGACATCACGTTGGGGAGACCCTGCAGGCATGGGGTGAACGGCGCCCcccagctttgtgtgtgtgtgtgtacacatttcTCGGTGGGTTTGCACTAGTGTGTGTTTTGGCGCACTTTGCTCACCGTTCCCTTTGACCGGTGGTAATAACAGAGGACAGGAAATCGCCCCCCCTGCCGGAACCGAGCAGCCTTCACCAGCGTCTCGTCGTCCACGCAGCGAGGGACAATGAGGGCGGGGGGGTAGGAGGGACACGCTGCAAAGTCCTTGTTGACATGGGTCAGCCGCCAGCTGTCCGTCTGCAGGACACGTGGGACGGGTGAGGACGGCAGTGTCACTGCAGCAGTCACTGTCCACACTCAGCAGTGTCCTCTGTCTCATCGCTCATTGACAAATGGAATGTTAGCGTCACTCGAACCCTGATTTTTCCGCGTTGTCGCTGTGAGGTTTGTGTTGCTCCTGCAATAACGTTCCGGTTCTTTCCCGTCTCTCGGGTCGCTGGACGAAGCTCTTTACCGGACCTCAGTAACGGTCAGTGGCTCGTGCCGGAGTGTCACGGAGGGCGTCAGCAGGTCACGCCCACAGGAAGCAGAAGGTGTTACGGGAAAGCGGGGTaggaggggggcagggggtgcggcAGGGACCCGCCCCTCGTTCTTATCGCGTCCTGCGGCTCACCGTCCCTTCCTGTTCTCGCTGTGCGGAGAGGAAGcggagcccccccccctccccacttcCCCACATGTGCTGACTGCGTCCCGTGTTGCTGGGGGGGGCAGCGGccaactgtttgtgtgtgtgtgtgtgtgtgtgtgtgtgtgtttttcagagtgtgtgtcagCAAACTCACGAGCGCCTCGATGTCTCTGAAGTCCCGCTCAGGGGACGAGAGTCCCCAGGGGTCCTGCAGGCTCAGGAAGGAGGGGCGGTAGTAGAAGGGGTACAGAGCCGTGAGCTCGTCCAGCGAGGACAGCGCCtgcgggggtggggaggggggtgggcgTGAGACAGCGTCCTCGCGCACCTTCCGTGCCACTTAACGCTGATTTACCTGGtcgtacagcagggtaaatgttgCTGCTCTGTCAGTTCCCCCGGTCAAAGCTATTCGAACCCGCGTCTTCATGGGTCATTACTGACACTTCCTGGTATTTTTTaccacctcccctccccctggACCCCAGTCGCGGCACGGTACCTCGATGGAGTTGCCAATGTTGAGACACTCCTCCATGCCCGGGATGTCCAGCTGGAGGACACGCAGGTCTTTGCACTTGACGATGAGGCTCCCCGAGGACTCGCAGGCCCTTCGCGGCGAACACAGAGGGGCGTCAGGGCCGagctttcccacaatgcaccgggGCACCGGACCCTTGCAGCGCGGCGAAGACGAGCGTGCGGCGGTCCGCGGGGGGTCCCTTCGCGGCACATCGTGGCACCGGTGCGGTAGGGGGTGCGATGCAGCGGGACGCGCAGGCGGACACGAGCTCTGAGAGGGAGGGAACTCCGTGTGCGTGTACAGCGTGCGCAGtggcgcgtgcgcgtgcgtgtatctgtgtgtatgtctgcACGTGTGTGTCGGAGGCTGCACGCCGCCTTTGCCCTCGCACCCTCGTGCTCGCAGCACACGGCAGCGGAAGCGAAGCTCGCCCCCCACAGAGCGCACAGCAAGCTGAAGCAGGGCTATGGGGGGGGTTTCAGCGTGTCCAACCTGTGTGTGGGACCTGATCTCGACCGCAGGCCTGAGTGTTCCAGCAGGTTCTCCACGCTGATGAGGGGGACACGAGGACGGCACAGGGTTAGCGCTGCTCTGGACAGGGGGCGGAACAACTAGGGACCGACGGCTGCGGTCCCGTTCACCCTGCGTGGACACTGACTGAGCCGTGTGTCCACTTACAGCATTTACAGCGATTTAGAGAAGCtgggggtaaatactttgctcagggCTCCAACAGcacaaggtgggattcgaacccaagtctGCAGATCGAGTCccgtagctctaaccacttggCCCCCTGCTGAGCGCAGGACTTTACGTTGTTTTACACGAAGGAGAGTGGTGTGGCGACATCCGGACGGtgaccccccccactcccacccccgaGTCCCCCCGGTTCCACTCGCCTCTTCTCCACTCCGTCCACGTTcctgagcagcagctgcagctggacCGGTCCGCGTCCATCGGAACCGGAGAAGAGCAGGTGGTGTCCGGTCACGCAGAGGGTCCCCGTGGCCGGAGGTTCGAGCGGCCGCGTGAGCAGCACCTTCTCCACCGTGGCCGTCTTGATGTGTTCCGAGAGCTCCATGAGGGCGTAGGGTCCGAACCCGGGCTGCGCTCCGACACCGTCGGCGACCGCTGCTCGCTGGAGGGAGGGAGCCGCTCCGACTGCGCCGTGTCCGCGGGGGGTCTTACTTTCGAtttcgcgcgcgcgcgcgcgaggcGAGCGACCTGGCGGAAGTGCGCCTCGTTTCGCGCAGCCCCCCGTGACTGTAGGCGAGCGCTCATCGCAGGCTGAGtgttgaaagaaagaaagaaagaaagaaagaaagaaagaaagaaagaaagaaaaagaaagaagaaagaaagaaagaaagaaagaaagaaagaaagaaagaaagaaaaaggcttTAGTTTATTATTGGCGCTTAATGCGCTTCGCGGGGGGTCCGAGCGGCGTCTGAGCGCCTCTGTCTGATCTTCGCGGATTCGCGTCCTTCTCCCCGACACAGAACACGCGGAGTGGACCGCAGCTGGACCGCAGCTGGACCGCACCTGGACCACCTGGAGCACACCGGGCTCGTGCACTAGCAGTTGACACTGAGCACCGCGTCCAaacccgtctctctctctccaaatACCGCACACACTATGGTCCGCGCTCGagcgaaccccccccccccccctcgtcaATAGGGGGCGCCACGTGTCTGTGAAAAGCGTTTCATTCACGAGGAGAACCTCGTGGTCCGCGAATGGTGGAAACAACATAATGTAATTTATCatcactattattactattgttattattgttgttgttagtcTTACATAACCTAATGTAATTTGGAAAGTTAACGTaacagtttaatttaatttcacgATTTTGCAACATTCGGTGATTCCAGGGACTCCTTTGTTACCGGTTACTTCCAGTCACAGTGGATTTGTGCAGAGACTTGTGtctcctcctgtgtgtgtcccctgcgtGTGTCCACATGTCCACAATGAACATGTTGCGATCATTTAAAACGGCGTCATACGGAAAATAAATGAGCTCTTTGTCCCCCGAGACGCAGCGCAGCTATTTCTGTCCGTACTGAGGACAGTCAGTGTATGATCAGTATTTATTATGACAAAATATTCTCAGTAACACTCACTGGAGTTCCATACAGATAACAGCGGGGGGGGGCATTAGGCTTGAAGACGCCCCCCcgaattattcttattattattattatccctgTGGGACAGAGGACTATcatgtacatgggtaaatcagtgtaagtcgcACAGTGTGCAAACCTGGCTGACGCTGTAAGTGAGGAGAAAAGAATCACTCTGGAACAGCAgcgtaagtgtgtgtgtgtgtgtgtgtgtgtgtgtcccggcggcgctcgctcgctccccccccccgctgccaCAAACGGGGCGTCTCCGCTGCGCTGCGCTATAAAGGCACGAGCTGCTCCGCTGCGCGCGCCGCTTCCCTCCGCCTGGTCCCGGGTCCGAGGACTCGCTCTCTCCATATCATATGGAGCTTCCCGAGTCGGGCTCGCGGGGACGCGCCGAGGCTCCGGCCGAGGGGCTGGACAGCGTCAAAGTCCTCGCCGCGAAGCTGAAGCTACAGACCCGGCGGCCCTCGTACCTCGAGTGGAAGGAGCGACTGCAGAGCGcagcctggaggggggggggggcccgaGGAGCCGCTGGGGGTCTCCGGAGTGGGCAGCATCTGCGGCTTCGAGAGCCTGGACCAGGCCCTGGACTGGCTGAGGAAGGAGCTGGTGAGAACCTGCGGGAACATCTCTGCTCTCTGGTCTGCCCTCTGGTCTCCTCACTGGTTTCCTCACTGATCTACTGACTGGTCTCCTCACTGGTCTCCTTACTCCTCACTGGTCTCCTTACTGGTCTTCTCACTGATCTACTGACTGGTCTCCTCACTGGTCTCCTTACTGGTCCCACTGGTCTCCTCACCGGTCTTCTCACTGATCTACTGACTGGTCTCCTCACTGGTCTCCTTACTCCTCACTTGTCTCCTTACTGGTCTTCTCACTGATCTACTGACTGGTCTCCTTTTCTGCTCTCCTCACCAGTCTCTCTGTTTTCTCACTGATCTCCAACTCTGGTCTCACAAACTGGGCAGAGATCAGTGTCCCACAGGCCCAGGCAGGTAGTTACTTGCTCACCATTTGCACTGAAATCACTAATTTCACTTCTTAGCCTGCAGCCCACAAAAGTGTTCTGATTGGCTTAGCCATGTTATTCAGTACAATTacccatataataataataataataataataataataataataataataataataataataatgtatctGTGAGATCATCACCAGGAGCTGACAGTGGTAGTTTTACAATtcttcacaattatttataatattgttTCCAGAAACTATTGAGCAAGATGGATGTGTTcaaaaataacaatgataataatgatgacaatgataatattacagtaataataatggttagggtttagggttaagCTTCGGTCGCAGTCCTCCTCCTGAGCCCGGTGGAGGGAACGTGACATGCGGTAAAGCATGGTACGGGCGCACAGGTGGGCCAGTGAGCTTAAAGAGACATGAGGAAGTAAGTGAACATGCAAACGCACCGCGGAACCTGGGCAACCGGGGACACGGACGCGAAACGTCCACATTGCAGGGAGGGGCCGCCGTGTCCGCAAGCGACTCGATCCGCAGCCTCGCTCGCTTTTGTAGACGCCCGGGAACGCGTCCTTGCGTCCGAAGTGAGAGGCGCACCGTGGGAAAGCGCCACGGTGCCGCGTCTCACCGCCGCTCCTCCCTGTCTGCAGAGGGCGATGCGGCTCGAGGACAACCGGCTGGCGCGGCACCTCGTGGAGCTGCGGGCCGAGATGCACCGGCTCAAGGTGGAGCAGGTGTGCCACCGGCACAAGGAGATGCTGGACGACGCCTCcctggagctggaggagtgCGAGGAGGAGTCGGACCTGCTGTGCGACATCCCGCTGAAGGCCGCCTTCGCCCTGTCCACGCCCCTCAAGCACCTGGGCCTCACCAAGATGAACATCAACTCGCGCCGTTTCTCCCTCTGCTGAGGTGCCTGCGGCGGCCCCCGTCTTCAAGGGCTCGCTCCCCATTGGCCCGTGCGCTTGAAGCCGAGACCCGGCGCCGCAGGAGCCGAGAAGTTCTCCGTCGCCGGAGTCTCCCGAGAGCCTCGAGCCTCGAGCCTCGagccacgcgcacacacaccctggcGCGGCACAGGAAGTGCTTTCGTCAGGTTGGACTTGTTCCTTCCCGTCAGAAGGCGCTGGAGACGCACGCTCTCTCGGGTCCCCCTCCTTATGTCCCGCTGACGCTTTCGGAAAGACACGTCCTCGTGTTGGAGCCCCTGACTGGAGCGAAGGATCGTTTCTTCGGCTTCCTTCCTGTCCTTTTTGCCTTCGTCTCCGGAACGATGGCTGATGTTTCTCGTTGGCCTGGACAGCGAGGGACACGTGTGCGAGGGACACGTCCGTACCTGAGCACGGAGCCCCACTGGCACTGACCCCGTCTCCACCGGCTGCTGCTCCCATGGCAGCAGACATGCTACCAGGAGGGGGCTTCTCACATCACCTgaatacagaagaaagagaTGGTCATGCGATGAGAGACGGTCACGTGACAAAGGGGTTCTTGTGGCTGGTTCAACACCTGAGGTTACCGCGGTACCAAGTATTTCTTGTAGTGCTACTCTTATTTTCATAATGTCTCTTTGGGTGCATTTGGGGTGCTTgttgcaggtgtgtgtggaAGGGACACGGGCCTTCAGCAGCCAAACCGCAGGCTAACCGCAGGCCGACCGTAGGCTGACCGCAGAGGTGAAGAAGAGCGCTGTGCACGTGCACACGACTGTGGTGAAACACAGAGCCGTTTCCAGCATGAAGACGTCCTTCCCTCCCTGTTCAATGTTCCTTTCAGCCCCAGAGGAAGATCAGAAGAAGTGACCATTTCTCAGCGCTTCGCTCAGCTGggcctttacacacacacacacacacacacacacacacacagaggtccCGTAGATATAGTTGTGTCCTTCCCTGACAAAGgtctgtgttctgtgtgtgtgtgtgtgtgtgtgtgtgtgtgtgtgagagaaattgTGCTGCTTTCTGCTCTACAGGTGTCTACATGTCTGTTTACACGACGTTCTTTGTCTATCATTGCGGTGTcatacttctgtgtttctatcCCTATTCTCCAAACCCAACTGGACAGTTTTCTAAATAATAACAGTTTTGATACACAAGAGAAAATAGGCGCAAAACTTTTATTGAATAAAGTTGATTAAATTGCACATTAAATTTGTGTGGGTTCGTTgcaatacataaaaacaaaatcaatgatTACAGAACTGAAAATGGATTTGAATATGGGTCTGAACATGGATATGAACAGAGGTATTAACACGGGTATGAACAGGGGTATGAACACGGATGTCGACGTGACACGGCTGCGCAGCACAACACGCCGCAACACGCAGCACCACGTTTGTTTCATTGAACAGACGAAAGGGACCCGCACAGCGCTTTAGGAACCCGCTGCTCAACCGTTTGTTGATAAATACGTCGCCAGGCCACGCCCACTTCTCAGAGGCGGAGGGCGGGGCCTGGGGAGAGCTCCTTAAAGACGAacgagcaccaggtgtggctgACACGTTCACCGCGGTACCTTTCACCGGCGTTCTTCTTTTAACTCGCCGAAGATTTGACTTCTCCGTTGTTCTTGTGGTTCCCTCTTTCTGTGGTCCTTCAGTCGTGGCCCTTCAGTTCTTTCCACCTTCCTGCAGCACTGAGCCGCCGCACCGTTGCGCTTCACCTGCTTCCATACGGTCAACTTATGTTTGGCTTCACGCAGAAAGTGGAAGCAGGTGAAGGCTCTGAGTCCACAGGTAGCTTCCGCATGGCTGCTGACCACCTGGAACCAACGTGGCCTGAGGTGGAGAACCGTCACTGAACTCTGGCTCCGGTCGTCCCTACAGGACCTGGTCACTACACCCCGACCAGACTGCAGACTGCGCTCCTCCGCCTCTTCGGTTCTGGCTCCCAagcggtggaatgagctcccctgtcactcggaactgctgaatctctctggACGTTTAGGAAGGGTCTccaaactcacctctttcagactcacttctctgctgatctcATAAGTGCTGCGTAAATTTttgaataatggaaaagcctttatacagctacttgtgtgatgtacactggtttttACCGTGgtttgtgacaaatggactggaCTCTAGAACCACGttatctgcatccaagtctctccttctgctgatgtaaaacactctttgtattttctctgagatgtttgttgttttggaaaaagtgtctgatcaGTGAATACGTGTACATGTATCAAAACACGTAGGCCTCCGtggctggtgtcaactgactggggttTTTAAGACTTCTGGACGAGACGGCGTCGTGTAAGAAACTGGTCCCGACGTTTCGCTTGCCCTCTTGacagcatcttcagggagcttccacatcttgCGAAGGCTGGATGTCAACTGGAGTGTTTGACCAGGGTAGGCGTATTTATGGGCCGGGTCGTGGTCGGAGGGCGTAGCGGGCGGTCCCGTTGGATGGtgtccctgct encodes the following:
- the LOC108931278 gene encoding myotubularin-related protein 9 isoform X2: MELSEHIKTATVEKVLLTRPLEPPATGTLCVTGHHLLFSGSDGRGPVQLQLLLRNVDGVEKRACESSGSLIVKCKDLRVLQLDIPGMEECLNIGNSIEALSSLDELTALYPFYYRPSFLSLQDPWGLSSPERDFRDIEALTDSWRLTHVNKDFAACPSYPPALIVPRCVDDETLVKAARFRQGGRFPVLCYYHRSKGTVIMRSSQPLQGANRKRCREDELLLQAVIDGSPMGYIIDTRSAPLAQQARVTGGGFESKANYSPWRRLHRHLDRGKVLQDSLTKLVEACSDQSHGVDRWLGRLEASRWLSHVQNALAAAGLLAECVEREGRSALVHGSEGTDATLLLTTVAQLILDPRCRSLPGFLRLLEREWLQAGHPFRQRCARSAHSHARPRQEAPVFLLLLDCVWQVQRQFPLAMAFGETLLLRLAQEAYASDFGTFLCNSERERCALGVKEKTHCLFRFLLRPSERDKYANPLYQPTDLAIWPSVHPQCLQLWHGLFFQWTRNNRYLEEAEEEIRCLVAQSRKRSCRQSMSQVGGDTSRTPSTVADC
- the LOC108931278 gene encoding myotubularin-related protein 9 isoform X1; protein product: MELSEHIKTATVEKVLLTRPLEPPATGTLCVTGHHLLFSGSDGRGPVQLQLLLRNVDGVEKSVENLLEHSGLRSRSGPTHRACESSGSLIVKCKDLRVLQLDIPGMEECLNIGNSIEALSSLDELTALYPFYYRPSFLSLQDPWGLSSPERDFRDIEALTDSWRLTHVNKDFAACPSYPPALIVPRCVDDETLVKAARFRQGGRFPVLCYYHRSKGTVIMRSSQPLQGANRKRCREDELLLQAVIDGSPMGYIIDTRSAPLAQQARVTGGGFESKANYSPWRRLHRHLDRGKVLQDSLTKLVEACSDQSHGVDRWLGRLEASRWLSHVQNALAAAGLLAECVEREGRSALVHGSEGTDATLLLTTVAQLILDPRCRSLPGFLRLLEREWLQAGHPFRQRCARSAHSHARPRQEAPVFLLLLDCVWQVQRQFPLAMAFGETLLLRLAQEAYASDFGTFLCNSERERCALGVKEKTHCLFRFLLRPSERDKYANPLYQPTDLAIWPSVHPQCLQLWHGLFFQWTRNNRYLEEAEEEIRCLVAQSRKRSCRQSMSQVGGDTSRTPSTVADC
- the fam167b gene encoding LOW QUALITY PROTEIN: protein FAM167B (The sequence of the model RefSeq protein was modified relative to this genomic sequence to represent the inferred CDS: inserted 2 bases in 1 codon), which translates into the protein MELPESGSRGRAEAPAEGLDSVKVLAAKLKLQTRRPSYLEWKERLQSAAWRGGGXPEEPLGVSGVGSICGFESLDQALDWLRKELRAMRLEDNRLARHLVELRAEMHRLKVEQVCHRHKEMLDDASLELEECEEESDLLCDIPLKAAFALSTPLKHLGLTKMNINSRRFSLC